The Actinomyces sp. oral taxon 414 genome has a segment encoding these proteins:
- a CDS encoding response regulator transcription factor, translated as MRVLVVEDESYLADAIALGLRRETMAVDVVGDGAEALAQVEFTDYDVVVLDRDLPGVHGDEVCARLVREHPDVKVLMLTAARSLRERVEGFEIGADDYLVKPFEFPELVARLRALERRNQPAREPVLESRGVRLDPFRREVSRDGHFVRLSPKEFAVLQLLMEADGGVLSAETLLEKAWDANADPFSNTTRVTISHLRKRLGEPWVIQTVPGVGYRFGD; from the coding sequence GTGCGCGTGCTGGTGGTCGAGGACGAGTCCTACCTCGCCGACGCAATAGCCCTGGGGCTGCGCCGCGAGACGATGGCGGTGGACGTCGTGGGCGACGGCGCCGAGGCGCTGGCCCAGGTGGAGTTCACCGACTACGACGTCGTCGTCCTGGACCGGGACCTGCCCGGCGTCCACGGCGACGAGGTGTGCGCCCGCCTGGTCCGCGAGCACCCGGATGTGAAGGTTCTCATGCTCACCGCGGCCCGCTCCCTGCGCGAGCGCGTCGAGGGCTTCGAGATCGGGGCGGACGACTACCTCGTCAAGCCCTTCGAGTTCCCCGAGCTCGTGGCGCGGCTGCGCGCCCTGGAGCGGCGCAACCAGCCGGCGCGCGAGCCCGTCCTGGAGTCCCGGGGGGTGCGCCTGGATCCCTTCCGCCGCGAGGTCTCGCGCGACGGCCACTTCGTGCGCCTGAGCCCCAAGGAGTTCGCGGTCCTCCAGCTGCTCATGGAGGCCGACGGCGGGGTGCTCAGCGCCGAGACGCTCCTGGAGAAGGCCTGGGACGCCAACGCCGACCCCTTCTCCAATACGACGCGGGTGACGATCTCCCACCTGCGCAAGCGCCTGGGCGAGCCCTGGGTCATCCAGACCGTCCCGGGCGTCGGCTACCGCTTCGGGGACTGA
- a CDS encoding DnaJ C-terminal domain-containing protein: MAGQDWMTKDFYAVLGVAKDADSTAIKKAYRGLARKYHPDRNPNDAAAAEKFKEIGEAYAVLSDDKERQQYDAIRSMAGGGARFTSGAGGGAGGFEDVFSSMFGGGNVRFSTSGTGAPTREEYEEIFRMFGGAGGASPFGSRSRGPFGFGGFGSQSEPVKGPDVRTDATLTLRQAVSGETVELTADGKTMTVRIPPGVHDGQKLRLRGKGRPGRAGGPPGDMVVSITVAKHPVYSIDGANLRMDLPVTLKEAALGATVEVPLLDGTTTKVKIKPGTSSGTVMRLRGKGVHTAKKTGDLLVTIQVAVPRRLSSQARTALEAFDAAMESDPRETLRQEAAT; encoded by the coding sequence ATGGCCGGCCAGGACTGGATGACCAAGGATTTCTACGCGGTCCTCGGTGTCGCCAAAGACGCCGACTCCACCGCGATCAAGAAGGCCTACCGCGGGCTCGCCAGGAAGTACCACCCCGACCGCAATCCCAACGATGCGGCCGCGGCCGAGAAGTTCAAGGAGATCGGCGAGGCCTACGCGGTCCTGTCCGACGACAAGGAGCGCCAGCAGTATGACGCCATCCGCTCCATGGCCGGGGGCGGCGCCCGCTTCACCTCCGGCGCGGGCGGGGGCGCAGGCGGCTTCGAGGACGTCTTCTCCTCGATGTTCGGCGGCGGCAATGTCCGCTTCTCCACCTCCGGGACCGGGGCCCCCACCCGCGAGGAGTACGAGGAGATCTTCCGCATGTTCGGCGGAGCCGGCGGGGCGAGCCCCTTCGGCTCGCGCTCGCGCGGCCCCTTCGGCTTCGGCGGCTTCGGCTCCCAGTCCGAACCCGTCAAGGGCCCGGACGTGCGCACCGACGCGACCCTGACCCTGCGCCAGGCGGTGTCCGGCGAGACCGTGGAGCTGACCGCCGACGGCAAGACCATGACCGTGCGCATCCCGCCCGGCGTCCACGACGGCCAGAAGCTGCGCCTGCGCGGCAAGGGACGGCCCGGCCGGGCCGGCGGCCCGCCCGGCGACATGGTCGTGTCCATCACCGTGGCCAAGCACCCCGTCTACTCCATTGACGGCGCCAACCTGCGCATGGACCTGCCTGTCACCCTCAAGGAGGCGGCGCTGGGGGCCACCGTCGAGGTCCCGCTCCTGGACGGGACGACGACGAAGGTCAAGATCAAGCCGGGCACATCCTCGGGCACCGTCATGCGGCTGCGCGGCAAGGGCGTGCACACCGCCAAGAAGACCGGGGACCTGCTCGTTACCATCCAGGTGGCCGTCCCCCGCAGGCTCTCCTCGCAGGCCCGCACCGCCCTGGAGGCCTTCGACGCCGCCATGGAGTCCGACCCGCGCGAGACGCTGCGCCAGGAGGCCGCGACATGA
- a CDS encoding prolyl oligopeptidase family serine peptidase, whose translation MSTDALRPSPESDADPAGAGDRPDAAGPDGSRTGPGLPPVPAWLDEIEGAEALDWVRARNAETLSAYRGGERFEAMRRSIEEILDSPDKIPGVALAAGRLYNFWTDADHPRGLWRRTTWESYRAGAPEAGADSGAGAASGATQWEVLLDLDALGAAEGVPWVWHGASVLRTGPLAGRRALIDLSDGGSDTDVTREFDLDTLSFIAPADGGFHRGPSKGSAVWADDEGGSVLMTADWGPDSLTASGYPRQVRRVRRGQDPAEAEIVLSAPGTSTGVLAYRDRWGRTWVGEHPDFYTEALWLLPRDAAGVDACESAALLARADTTAAPGAVRVPVPASAQAVPARDRLLIRLREPWEEAGATHPAGALLAARLGDFLRGSARLETLFTPTASACLEDFTVTEHHIVLTELDDCVASLEVLTPPPPTGGPWARRRLDLSALAGTDADPAPPAPAPSDETLLRPGRALLAVAAAAVDPRGDDRLWLTVSSFTRPTALALGELDAGGSLGHVEVLRRAPGRFDAKGVVVTQHAAVSEDGTRVPYFQVGRPSAAPAPTMLYGYGGFEVSLGVDYLPVVGKTWLERGGIFVLANIRGGGEYGPDWHRAGLRENRHRVYEDFAAVARALVERGVTTPAQLAVHGGSNGGLLVGNMLTRHPELMGAVVCEVPLLDMGRYTHLLAGASWAAEYGDPDDPAQWEFIRTFSPFHLLEPGRHYPPVLFVTSTRDDRVHPAHARTMAHRMASLGQDVTYFENSEGGHGRASTNAQRALMSALVHEFAWRRLAPGRPD comes from the coding sequence ATGAGCACCGACGCCCTCCGCCCGAGCCCCGAGTCCGACGCCGATCCCGCCGGGGCCGGAGACCGTCCCGACGCCGCCGGACCCGACGGCTCGCGGACCGGCCCCGGCCTGCCGCCGGTCCCCGCCTGGCTCGACGAGATCGAGGGCGCCGAGGCCCTCGACTGGGTCCGGGCCCGCAACGCCGAGACCCTGAGCGCCTACCGCGGCGGCGAGCGCTTCGAGGCGATGAGGCGGTCTATTGAGGAGATCCTCGACTCCCCCGACAAGATCCCCGGCGTCGCCCTGGCCGCCGGCCGCCTCTACAACTTCTGGACCGACGCCGACCACCCGCGCGGCCTGTGGCGGCGCACCACCTGGGAGTCCTACCGCGCCGGCGCCCCCGAGGCCGGCGCCGACTCCGGGGCGGGGGCGGCCTCCGGGGCCACGCAGTGGGAGGTCCTGCTCGACCTCGACGCCCTCGGGGCGGCGGAGGGCGTGCCCTGGGTGTGGCACGGCGCCTCCGTGCTGCGCACCGGGCCGCTGGCGGGCCGCCGCGCTCTGATCGACCTGTCCGACGGCGGCTCAGACACCGACGTCACCCGCGAATTCGACCTCGACACCCTCTCCTTCATCGCCCCGGCCGACGGCGGCTTCCACCGCGGGCCCTCCAAGGGCTCCGCCGTCTGGGCCGACGACGAGGGCGGCTCGGTCCTCATGACGGCCGACTGGGGGCCGGACTCCCTGACCGCCTCCGGCTATCCGCGCCAGGTCCGCCGCGTCCGCCGGGGCCAGGACCCCGCCGAGGCCGAAATCGTCCTGTCCGCCCCCGGGACCTCCACCGGCGTCCTCGCCTACCGCGACCGCTGGGGCCGCACCTGGGTGGGCGAACACCCCGACTTCTACACCGAGGCGCTCTGGCTCCTGCCCCGCGACGCCGCCGGAGTGGACGCCTGCGAGTCCGCGGCGCTGCTCGCCCGCGCCGACACCACCGCCGCCCCGGGGGCCGTTCGCGTGCCCGTCCCCGCCTCCGCGCAGGCCGTCCCCGCCCGCGACCGCCTCCTGATCCGGCTGCGAGAGCCCTGGGAGGAGGCCGGGGCGACCCACCCCGCCGGCGCCCTGCTGGCCGCCCGCCTGGGGGACTTCCTGCGCGGGTCGGCCCGCCTGGAGACCCTCTTCACCCCCACGGCCTCCGCCTGCTTGGAGGACTTCACCGTCACCGAGCACCACATTGTGCTCACCGAGCTCGACGACTGCGTCGCCTCCCTGGAGGTCCTCACCCCGCCGCCGCCGACCGGCGGCCCCTGGGCGCGCCGCCGCCTCGACCTGTCGGCCCTGGCCGGGACGGACGCCGACCCGGCCCCGCCGGCGCCCGCGCCGTCGGACGAGACCCTGCTGCGACCGGGCCGCGCCCTGCTGGCCGTGGCCGCCGCCGCCGTCGACCCGCGCGGGGACGACCGTCTGTGGCTGACCGTCTCCTCCTTCACCCGGCCCACCGCCCTGGCCCTGGGCGAGCTCGACGCCGGCGGCTCCCTCGGGCACGTCGAGGTGCTGCGGCGAGCCCCCGGGCGCTTCGACGCCAAGGGCGTCGTCGTCACCCAGCACGCGGCCGTCTCCGAGGACGGCACGCGCGTGCCCTACTTCCAGGTCGGCCGGCCGTCCGCCGCCCCGGCGCCCACCATGCTCTACGGCTACGGCGGCTTCGAGGTGTCCCTGGGCGTGGACTACCTGCCGGTCGTCGGCAAGACCTGGCTCGAGCGCGGCGGCATCTTCGTGCTGGCCAATATCCGCGGCGGCGGGGAGTACGGACCCGACTGGCACCGGGCGGGCCTGAGAGAGAACCGCCACCGGGTCTACGAGGACTTCGCCGCGGTGGCCCGCGCCCTCGTCGAGCGGGGCGTGACGACGCCGGCGCAGCTGGCCGTCCACGGCGGCTCCAACGGCGGACTCCTGGTGGGCAATATGCTCACCCGCCACCCCGAGCTCATGGGCGCCGTCGTCTGCGAGGTCCCACTGCTCGACATGGGCCGCTACACCCACCTGCTCGCCGGCGCCTCCTGGGCGGCCGAGTACGGCGACCCGGACGACCCGGCCCAGTGGGAGTTCATCCGGACCTTCTCGCCCTTCCACCTGCTCGAGCCCGGGCGCCACTACCCGCCGGTGCTCTTCGTCACCTCCACCCGCGACGACCGCGTCCACCCGGCGCACGCGCGGACCATGGCCCACCGCATGGCGTCCCTGGGGCAGGACGTGACCTACTTCGAGAACTCCGAGGGCGGGCACGGACGGGCCTCGACCAACGCCCAGCGCGCCCTCATGAGCGCCCTCGTCCACGAGTTCGCCTGGCGCCGCCTGGCACCGGGGCGCCCGGACTGA
- a CDS encoding nucleotide exchange factor GrpE: protein MTGQSDSGRDQSLDPALADEVESAFEEVRDELGQDPQADLDTGAAGSDGTAASDGAAAPGEPGGLAASGAPGPDGPARAEGAREPAQEPAEDGSASELEQARAEAARLTDELARARADQYNLQQEYQGFVRRSREGAAGHREAGRAAVVEALIPVLDEIELARQHGDLTGTFATTAGKLETILADKFSLVRFGEVGEPFDPTLHEALMATESDEVDEPSIALVLQPGYRLGEKVVRAARVQVANPA, encoded by the coding sequence GTGACCGGGCAGTCCGACTCCGGGCGGGACCAGTCCCTGGACCCGGCCCTGGCCGACGAGGTGGAATCCGCCTTCGAGGAGGTCCGCGACGAGCTGGGGCAGGACCCCCAGGCCGACCTGGACACCGGGGCCGCGGGTTCCGACGGGACCGCCGCCTCCGACGGGGCGGCCGCGCCCGGTGAGCCCGGTGGGCTCGCCGCCTCCGGTGCGCCCGGCCCCGACGGGCCCGCCCGGGCCGAGGGCGCCCGGGAGCCGGCCCAGGAACCGGCCGAGGACGGGTCCGCCTCCGAGCTCGAGCAGGCCCGGGCGGAGGCCGCCCGGCTGACCGACGAGCTCGCCCGGGCCCGCGCGGACCAGTACAACCTCCAGCAGGAGTACCAGGGCTTCGTGCGCCGCTCGCGGGAGGGGGCGGCCGGCCACCGCGAGGCCGGCCGGGCCGCGGTGGTCGAGGCGCTCATCCCGGTCCTCGATGAGATCGAGCTGGCCCGCCAGCACGGCGATCTGACCGGCACCTTCGCCACCACCGCGGGCAAGCTGGAGACGATCCTGGCCGACAAGTTCAGCCTGGTCCGCTTCGGCGAGGTCGGCGAGCCCTTCGACCCCACGCTCCACGAGGCCCTCATGGCCACCGAGTCCGACGAGGTGGACGAGCCGAGCATCGCGCTGGTCCTCCAGCCGGGCTACCGCCTGGGCGAGAAGGTCGTGCGCGCCGCCCGCGTCCAGGTCGCCAACCCCGCCTGA
- a CDS encoding HAMP domain-containing sensor histidine kinase produces MPRNPSAPPASPAGGQASPVGRPARPAGGRTAPDPRPRRLTIRARLTLTYAGLVTGSGAALIALVYLYMSRLQLAVPEEQMSPDGGEGEVYLRVTLMSEFLDKMLAISLGALVLLALASSAVGWVVAGRMLAPLSTMNEAAKRAASGDLSQRLALEGPRDEIRDLADTYDHMLDSLETSLGTYRRFAANASHELRTPLATAQTMIDVTLADPDASAQQLRSLAQRLRETNRANVETVDALLDLAEAQSGDLYREEVDLAEVVGAALAQLAPEAGSREVALPGPPDGPVVVEGDPVLLRQAVSNLLRNAVRHNVPGGAVEMSLARAGGRTRLRLSNGGPVVPAERLESLREPFVRGSGRGRTRGAGHGLGLALVSAVAEAHDGVLELSANPSGGLTAVLDLPVRAGGDPRVQSAGVT; encoded by the coding sequence GTGCCCCGCAACCCCTCCGCCCCGCCCGCCTCGCCCGCCGGAGGCCAGGCCTCGCCCGTCGGCCGGCCGGCCCGGCCCGCCGGCGGCCGGACGGCGCCGGACCCCCGCCCGCGCCGACTGACCATCCGGGCCCGGCTCACCCTGACCTACGCGGGCCTGGTGACCGGGTCGGGCGCCGCCCTCATCGCCCTCGTCTACCTCTACATGAGCCGCCTCCAGCTGGCCGTCCCCGAGGAGCAGATGAGCCCGGACGGCGGCGAGGGGGAGGTCTACCTGCGCGTCACCCTCATGTCCGAGTTCCTCGACAAGATGCTCGCGATCTCCCTGGGGGCGCTCGTCCTGCTCGCCCTGGCCTCCAGCGCGGTCGGCTGGGTGGTCGCCGGCCGGATGCTCGCCCCGCTGTCGACGATGAACGAGGCGGCCAAGCGGGCCGCCTCGGGCGACCTCAGCCAGCGCCTGGCGCTGGAGGGCCCGCGCGACGAGATCCGCGACCTGGCCGACACCTACGACCACATGCTCGACTCCCTGGAGACCTCGCTGGGCACCTACCGCCGCTTCGCGGCCAACGCCTCCCACGAGCTGCGCACCCCGCTGGCCACGGCCCAGACGATGATTGACGTCACCCTGGCCGACCCCGACGCCTCCGCGCAGCAGCTGCGGTCCCTGGCGCAGCGGCTGCGCGAGACCAACCGGGCCAATGTGGAGACCGTCGACGCCCTGCTCGACCTGGCGGAGGCCCAGTCGGGGGACCTCTACCGCGAGGAGGTGGACCTGGCCGAGGTGGTGGGTGCGGCGCTGGCCCAGCTCGCCCCGGAGGCTGGCTCGCGGGAGGTGGCCCTGCCCGGTCCCCCCGACGGCCCCGTCGTCGTGGAGGGGGACCCGGTGCTGCTGCGCCAGGCGGTGTCGAATCTGCTGCGCAATGCGGTGCGGCACAACGTTCCGGGCGGCGCCGTGGAGATGTCGCTCGCCCGCGCGGGCGGGCGGACCCGGCTGCGGCTGTCCAACGGCGGCCCGGTCGTGCCCGCCGAGCGGTTGGAGTCGCTGCGCGAGCCCTTCGTGCGCGGCTCGGGCCGGGGCCGGACCCGGGGCGCCGGGCACGGCTTGGGCCTGGCCCTTGTCTCCGCCGTCGCCGAGGCCCACGACGGCGTCCTGGAGCTGTCCGCCAACCCCTCCGGAGGCCTGACCGCGGTCCTCGACCTGCCGGTGCGCGCGGGCGGGGACCCGCGGGTCCAATCCGCCGGCGTCACATGA
- the dnaK gene encoding molecular chaperone DnaK encodes MARAVGIDLGTTNSAIAVLEGGEPTIIPNAEGGRTTPSVVAFSKSGEVLVGEVAKRQAVTNVDRTISSVKRRMGTDWSVTIDGKKYTAQEISARILAKLKADAEAYLGEPVTNAVITVPAYFNDAERQATKEAGTIAGLTVDRIVNEPTAAALAYGLDKGKEDELILVFDLGGGTFDVSLLEVGKDDDGFSTIQVRATNGDNRLGGDDWDARIVDWLIKQVKSKNGVDLSKDKIAMQRLKDAAEQAKKELSSATSTNINLQYLSMSESGPVHLDEKLTRSHFEEMTADLLERTKVPFHNVIKDAGVKLSEIDHVVLVGGSTRMPAVSAVVRELTGGKEPNKGVNPDEVVAIGAALQAGVIQGDRKDVLLIDVTPLSLGIETKGGVMTRLIERNTAIPTKRAEVFSTAEDNQPSVLIQVYQGEREFARDNKPLGTFELTGIAPAPRGIPKIEVTFDIDANGIVHVSAKDHGTGKEQSMTISGGSALPKEDIDRMVKEAEAHAEEDKKRREDAETRNYAEQQVYSVDKLLKENKDKLPQDVHSEVSDAVAELKKALEGTDIASVKAAQEKLSETSQKIGRALYAHEQAQAASSASSGAPSETPASGAGEDDGIVDAEIVDDEDESK; translated from the coding sequence ATGGCACGCGCCGTCGGTATCGACCTCGGTACCACCAACTCCGCCATCGCCGTCCTCGAGGGCGGCGAGCCCACCATCATCCCCAACGCCGAGGGCGGGCGCACCACCCCCTCCGTCGTCGCCTTCTCCAAGTCCGGGGAGGTCCTCGTCGGCGAGGTCGCCAAGCGCCAGGCGGTCACCAACGTCGACCGCACCATCTCCTCGGTCAAGCGCCGCATGGGCACCGACTGGTCCGTCACCATCGACGGCAAGAAGTACACCGCCCAGGAGATCAGCGCCCGCATCCTGGCCAAGCTCAAGGCCGACGCCGAGGCCTACCTGGGCGAGCCCGTCACCAACGCGGTCATTACCGTGCCGGCCTACTTCAACGACGCCGAGCGCCAGGCCACCAAGGAGGCCGGCACCATCGCGGGCCTGACCGTGGACCGCATCGTCAACGAGCCCACCGCCGCGGCCCTGGCCTACGGCCTGGACAAGGGCAAGGAGGACGAGCTCATCCTCGTCTTCGACCTGGGCGGCGGCACCTTCGACGTCTCCCTGCTGGAGGTCGGCAAGGACGACGACGGCTTCTCTACCATCCAGGTGCGCGCCACCAACGGCGACAACCGCCTGGGCGGCGACGACTGGGACGCCCGCATCGTCGACTGGCTGATCAAGCAGGTCAAGTCCAAGAACGGCGTGGACCTGTCCAAGGACAAGATCGCCATGCAGCGCCTCAAGGACGCCGCCGAGCAGGCCAAGAAGGAGCTGTCCAGCGCGACCTCCACGAACATCAACCTGCAGTACCTGTCCATGAGCGAGTCCGGCCCCGTCCACCTCGACGAGAAGCTCACCCGCTCCCACTTCGAGGAGATGACCGCGGACCTGCTCGAGCGCACCAAGGTCCCCTTCCACAACGTCATCAAGGACGCCGGCGTCAAGCTCAGTGAGATCGACCACGTCGTCCTGGTGGGCGGGTCCACCCGCATGCCCGCGGTCTCTGCGGTCGTGCGCGAGCTGACCGGCGGCAAGGAGCCCAACAAGGGCGTCAACCCCGACGAGGTCGTCGCCATCGGCGCCGCCCTGCAGGCCGGCGTCATCCAGGGCGACCGCAAGGACGTCCTGCTCATCGACGTCACCCCCCTGAGCCTGGGCATCGAGACCAAGGGCGGGGTCATGACCCGGCTCATCGAGCGCAACACGGCCATCCCCACCAAGCGCGCCGAGGTCTTCTCCACCGCCGAGGACAACCAGCCCTCCGTGCTCATCCAGGTCTACCAGGGCGAGCGCGAGTTCGCCCGGGACAACAAGCCGCTGGGCACCTTCGAGCTGACCGGCATCGCCCCGGCCCCGCGCGGCATCCCGAAGATCGAGGTCACCTTCGACATCGACGCCAACGGCATCGTCCACGTCTCCGCCAAGGACCACGGCACCGGCAAGGAGCAGTCCATGACCATCTCCGGCGGCTCGGCCCTGCCCAAGGAGGACATCGACCGCATGGTCAAGGAGGCCGAGGCCCACGCCGAGGAGGACAAGAAGCGCCGCGAGGACGCCGAGACCCGCAACTACGCCGAGCAGCAGGTCTACTCCGTCGACAAGCTCCTCAAGGAGAACAAGGACAAGCTGCCCCAGGACGTCCACTCCGAGGTCTCCGACGCCGTCGCCGAGCTCAAGAAGGCCCTCGAGGGCACCGACATCGCCTCCGTCAAGGCCGCCCAGGAGAAGCTGAGCGAGACCTCCCAGAAGATCGGCCGGGCCCTCTACGCCCACGAGCAGGCCCAGGCCGCCTCCTCCGCCTCCTCCGGCGCCCCGTCCGAGACCCCCGCCTCCGGCGCCGGCGAGGACGACGGCATCGTGGACGCCGAGATCGTCGACGACGAGGACGAGTCCAAGTGA
- a CDS encoding heat shock protein transcriptional repressor HspR, with product MRSRRAAGQGLGFLADDAAERAVYVISVAAKLAGMHPQTLRQYDRLGLVSPARTSGHGRRYSRRDVERLRRVQALSQEGVNLEGIRRILDLELRLEAAERENRLLRLRQEAVERVFAVAADGEVQVVPARSGRAGRKTSRRRAEDPAPPDVARAPNAPDVAGAPDVAGAPAAAASGSAAALSAGRPGRAVALRAARPVPVM from the coding sequence ATGAGATCGCGGCGGGCCGCCGGGCAGGGCCTGGGATTCCTCGCCGACGACGCCGCCGAGCGGGCCGTCTACGTCATCTCGGTGGCCGCCAAGCTGGCGGGCATGCACCCGCAGACGCTGCGCCAGTACGACCGCCTCGGCCTGGTCTCCCCGGCCCGCACCTCCGGGCACGGGCGCCGCTACTCCCGGCGCGACGTCGAGCGCCTGCGCCGGGTCCAGGCCCTGAGCCAGGAGGGCGTCAACCTGGAGGGCATCCGCCGCATCCTCGATCTGGAGCTGCGTCTGGAGGCCGCGGAGCGGGAGAACCGTCTGCTCAGGCTGCGCCAGGAGGCGGTCGAGCGGGTCTTCGCCGTCGCCGCCGACGGCGAGGTCCAGGTCGTCCCCGCGCGGTCGGGGCGGGCCGGGCGCAAGACCTCCCGACGGCGCGCCGAGGACCCGGCGCCGCCGGACGTCGCACGGGCCCCGAACGCCCCGGACGTCGCGGGAGCGCCGGACGTCGCGGGAGCGCCGGCCGCCGCGGCATCCGGGTCTGCCGCGGCGTTATCGGCGGGCCGCCCGGGCCGCGCCGTCGCCCTGCGCGCCGCCCGGCCCGTGCCCGTCATGTGA
- a CDS encoding antitoxin — MGLGDLRSKASEALSSDKAEQVSDQALDRAAQTAKKVTGGKFDEKIDSVRDAADARIGNA, encoded by the coding sequence ATGGGACTTGGCGACCTGAGGAGCAAGGCCAGCGAGGCTCTCAGCTCCGACAAGGCGGAACAGGTCTCCGACCAGGCCCTCGACAGGGCCGCGCAGACCGCCAAGAAGGTGACCGGCGGCAAGTTCGACGAGAAGATCGACTCCGTACGCGACGCCGCCGACGCCAGGATCGGCAACGCCTGA
- a CDS encoding helix-turn-helix domain-containing protein, producing the protein MTPGQHPELNGGTPSQDPGARVVCHLDRLLEARALTLVELSERAGITAVNLSVLKNDRARAIRFSTLVAVCRALDCGVGDLLEIIPAQSRSSRRRSGVG; encoded by the coding sequence ATGACGCCCGGGCAGCACCCCGAGCTGAACGGGGGGACGCCATCGCAGGATCCGGGGGCGCGGGTGGTCTGCCACCTCGACCGGCTCCTGGAGGCGCGCGCACTGACCCTCGTCGAGCTCTCCGAGCGCGCGGGCATCACCGCCGTCAACCTCTCGGTGCTCAAGAACGACCGCGCCAGGGCCATCCGCTTCTCCACCCTCGTCGCCGTCTGCCGGGCCCTGGACTGCGGCGTCGGAGACCTCCTCGAGATCATTCCTGCGCAATCGCGTTCTTCACGACGGCGATCCGGGGTAGGATGA